The following are encoded in a window of Eschrichtius robustus isolate mEscRob2 chromosome 1, mEscRob2.pri, whole genome shotgun sequence genomic DNA:
- the BAMBI gene encoding BMP and activin membrane-bound inhibitor homolog isoform X2: MCKSELSACFSRLLDPQNTNSPLTHGCLDSLASTADVCQARQVHNHSGSTAPTLECCHEDMCNYRGLQDVLAPPKGEASGQGNRHQHDGSRNLMTKVQELTSSKELWFRAAVIAVPIAGGLILVLLVMLALRMLQSESRRLQDQRQQMLSRLHYSLHGHRSKTGQVAKLDLEHMVPVTGHENCCLTCDKMRQADLSHDRILSLVHWGMYSGHGKLEFV; this comes from the exons ATGTGTAAATCTGAGCTGAGCGCCTGCTTCTCCAGACTTCTTGATCCTCAGAACACAAATTCCCCTCTCACGCATGGCTGCCTGGACTCTCTCGCGAGCACAGCAGACGTCTGCCAAGCCAGACAGGTCCACAACCACTCTGGCAGCACTGCGCCCACGCTGGAGTGCTGCCACGAGGACATGTGCAATTACAGGGGGCTGCAGGACGTCCTCGCCCCTCCCAAGGGGGAGGCCTCAG GACAAGGGAACAGGCACCAGCACGACGGGAGCAGAAACCTCATGACCAAAGTGCAGGAGCTGACGTCCTCCAAAGAGCTGTGGTTCCGGGCGGCGGTGATCGCCGTTCCCATCGCTGGGGGGCTCATCCTGGTGTTGCTGGTTATGCTGGCCTTGAGGATGCTGCAGAGCGAGAGCAGGAGGCTGCAGGACCAGCGGCAGCAGATGCTGTCCCGTCTGCACTACAGCCTTCACGGACACCGCTCCAAAACGGGGCAGGTGGCAAAGCTGGACTTGGAGCACATGGTGCCCGTGACCGGCCACGAGAACTGCTGTCTGACCTGCGACAAGATGAGACAGGCTGATCTCAGCCACGACCGGATCCTGTCGCTTGTGCACTGGGGCATGTACAGTGGGCACGGGAAGCTGGAGTTCGTATGA
- the BAMBI gene encoding BMP and activin membrane-bound inhibitor homolog isoform X1 has product MDRHSSYIFIWLQLELCAMAVLLTKGEIRCYCDAAHCVATGYMCKSELSACFSRLLDPQNTNSPLTHGCLDSLASTADVCQARQVHNHSGSTAPTLECCHEDMCNYRGLQDVLAPPKGEASGQGNRHQHDGSRNLMTKVQELTSSKELWFRAAVIAVPIAGGLILVLLVMLALRMLQSESRRLQDQRQQMLSRLHYSLHGHRSKTGQVAKLDLEHMVPVTGHENCCLTCDKMRQADLSHDRILSLVHWGMYSGHGKLEFV; this is encoded by the exons ATGGATCGCCACTCCAGCTACATCTTCATCTGGCTGCAGCTCGAACTCTGCGCCATGGCCGTGCTGCTCACCAAAG GTGAAATCAGGTGCTACTGCGACGCCGCCCACTGCGTAGCTACTGGTTATATGTGTAAATCTGAGCTGAGCGCCTGCTTCTCCAGACTTCTTGATCCTCAGAACACAAATTCCCCTCTCACGCATGGCTGCCTGGACTCTCTCGCGAGCACAGCAGACGTCTGCCAAGCCAGACAGGTCCACAACCACTCTGGCAGCACTGCGCCCACGCTGGAGTGCTGCCACGAGGACATGTGCAATTACAGGGGGCTGCAGGACGTCCTCGCCCCTCCCAAGGGGGAGGCCTCAG GACAAGGGAACAGGCACCAGCACGACGGGAGCAGAAACCTCATGACCAAAGTGCAGGAGCTGACGTCCTCCAAAGAGCTGTGGTTCCGGGCGGCGGTGATCGCCGTTCCCATCGCTGGGGGGCTCATCCTGGTGTTGCTGGTTATGCTGGCCTTGAGGATGCTGCAGAGCGAGAGCAGGAGGCTGCAGGACCAGCGGCAGCAGATGCTGTCCCGTCTGCACTACAGCCTTCACGGACACCGCTCCAAAACGGGGCAGGTGGCAAAGCTGGACTTGGAGCACATGGTGCCCGTGACCGGCCACGAGAACTGCTGTCTGACCTGCGACAAGATGAGACAGGCTGATCTCAGCCACGACCGGATCCTGTCGCTTGTGCACTGGGGCATGTACAGTGGGCACGGGAAGCTGGAGTTCGTATGA